AAAAGTGTTTAAATGCAGGGATTAATAAATTTGATTGCATGCATTTAAATGCTAAATCAGATATAAATTAAGTGCATTCACCAGTGCACTTGGATCATCGGAAAATCCGTGAAAGAGATGGCTAATGAACATGTATGTACACGAGCAGCAGTACAGACAGATTAAACTTCCTATCTGCATCCTTTAAAAGTGGTGTGACTTAATAAACAAGGGAGCCAAATAGTAACTTGGACCCCAGTGCATAGAACTAACGTAATTAAGCAGAGATTTAGCCAGAAATAGAAGCCACCCTTTGTGGGCTCAAACCTTAAATCTCAACTCAAATCTACTTAATAAAAGTGCAATCAGCGTAAACAGTAGGTTGAGTTGCACTGTTAAACCAACTAACTACTCCAACCCACTCCCCATGATAATAttccctctttttctttctatctCACCAAACCTGAATTTTCTTTCTTCACATCTCCATACAAAAAAATCATTCTAGCTTCTTTACAAAGATACTAACACAATATAACAAACCTACTTTGAAGGTACAGGTGGcaccaaattttttcttttgcaacttcatctttcttttcatctagatcttttgttctttttgtgttttattaAAACTCTTTCTgggctttctttctttcttcttttttttcatatattaatCAGAGAGAATCATGAGAGATCATAAGGAAAGGTTTGTACTGCTTCCATTTCCAATGGGATGTGGTACTGAGTCAAGCGTTGCAGTAGGCAAGTGTAATCAGCCCAAGAAGCAGAAACACTCGTCACAGaagattcttcttcctccaaCAACAACAAGTATGATCACATCCCAATCTCTTTCAGTTTTGTTTTAGTGTGTATAAGTTTGTGTGCTTTCTCTGTGTTTTTTGTGTGTGCTGTGTGTGAAAGCTGTGCTTGATTTTATGTTGCTTCTGATGTTTTGtggttgtcttttttttttttttttaatgttatatTGTTCTTTCTAAATATAGGAAGCAACGAAGAAAAAGAGATTctccaaaacaaagaagaaaaagagaccaaatcaagaggaaaagggaaaaagttaaGGGCTttcttagctcttccaaaatctGGCCTCTCGAAAGGAGTCAATAAATTGATGAAGCGGTTGGAAAATATTTCTAGGTTGCTTGGTAAGTTTCTTATGTTTTAATCTTGTTTGGTTTagagttttgtttttgttaacTAAAAACAAATATGAATATCCACCAAAATGCAAGGGGATGAATCTAGGAATTTGATCCTATTCCTATTCTTTTcattccaaaaaataaaattaaagaatCTCTTGATACATGTTAAATAGCAAATATATGGTGATTTTTGGCATGTTATTTTAATTATGTTATCGATAAGAGCTATTTTTTTTGACGGTTTgctaaaaatccataaaaaaaattaaatgttcATATCCAAGAATTTAGTAAGCTATTTTTTCCACAACATTTCATTCAATTGCTTGTCAAACTGAATTCCTTCGTTTGTTGCATAAAATCTCTAGAATTACCAGTCAATTTGCTGACTTTTGCCGCATCAATTTGATATGTTAcaattgcatttgatttttGGAGTATcgataaaaaatatttattacacatcaaatttaattcttttgtttgttgCACAAAATCTCTAGAATTAAAGGTCAAAGTCTTCCTGTAAATATTAAATATCCTGATTTTCGCAGCATGATATTTGTAACATTACAAATTGCATTGGATTTCTGAGTTCCAACCAACCAATAAAAAATTCAACCAGAAAATATCTAAGatcatatttaaacaataaatatgCTAATTTTTACCACATTCTTATTCTCCCTcatcctcccccccccccccccccccccccaaaaaaaataaaaaagtacaATTGTCAAACTCTACAAGTACCAATTTTTAAGAAGTAAACTATTTGCCTCATGTTATTCATATAGTTAACTTGAAGGATTTAAACCCACAATTCTTTTAAAGTACATTTtaacaaaagtcaaaaagtatTCAATAAAGTTTGTTAAACTATGTGGCTAGCAAATAAAAATACAGCTGGAGAGTATGTATATCATTACTCCAACAACAAATAATGGACCATCTCCATCAAATATAAGAAGTCGAAGCTTTTACTTCTCATGTACTTAGTATTGGTGAACCAATTACtacaaaagaaatataaataTAGAGTATAAAAGCCAAGAAAATTACCAGAAAGGGGGAAAAAGGCCAAAAGCTTTGCAAATTAATCCGACATTTTTAAAATCAAATTATCCAATTTTCAAGatcatatttttttcattttcaagaatGGAAGCTTTAATATCTAACAATTGGCATCTAAAGTCttaaaatgttatttgtgttaAAGTTTCCATAAAAATTGATGAACTacgaaaaaaatgaagaaaactaCCCATGTGCTGCTCACtttttctatgatttttcaaagcaTGGATTAACTAATCTTCACATGAAAAAGTATTCATGTGTGATCACGAGAATGAATTGCAACTTGAAagctctttaaaaaaaatttcttgttttgtttctttCGGGTTGGATGTTTCGTGTATTGGTTGAATGATTGCAATGAGAAAGACAACATATTGTTACTACTTCAATAGGCAAAAAATTTTAATGGTTTTTAGTGTTTGGATTTCCAAATAACAAAAATGTCATGTACTTCTATCCAGATTAAGGATTC
This Coffea arabica cultivar ET-39 chromosome 3e, Coffea Arabica ET-39 HiFi, whole genome shotgun sequence DNA region includes the following protein-coding sequences:
- the LOC113736378 gene encoding CRIB domain-containing protein RIC4-like, producing MRDHKERFVLLPFPMGCGTESSVAVGKCNQPKKQKHSSQKILLPPTTTRSNEEKEILQNKEEKETKSRGKGKKLRAFLALPKSGLSKGVNKLMKRLENISRLLVYNDEDEEIENEMEIGLPTDVKHVTHIGWDGSTTINPIKGWENLEAPEILSLPSISLKQFELAMEAQAGAPISTVGSTNMK